DNA from Verrucomicrobiia bacterium:
CTCATGGTCGAGGGCGGCGTGGACTTTGTAGCCCATTTGATCGAGCACGCCCATGACCTGGACCTGCCATTCGAGGGTGCTGATGCCCAGGAGGGCGGGTTTGTCGGCCAGGGTTAAAATTTCGTATTGTTGCATGGGAGGTTATTTGAGTTTGAGGACGGGCGGGATGGGGATGTCGGTCTTTTTTTCCTCGGTTTTTTTCATCTGCAGGTCGCTGTAGGCGGAGGTGATTTCGCCGCGTTTCTTTTTGATGTTGTCAATGCCGCGGCTGACGATGGCGCGTTTGCTGGCGGCCATGAGGGCGGTTTCCTCGGAGATGATGTTGTTTTCGAAGGCTTCGAGGCAGGCCTGGTCGAAATGGCGCCAGCCGAAGGGATAGGCGGCCTCGATGATTTCGTAGAAGCTCTTGCCCTCGCTTTCGCCGTGGATGATGGAATCCTTGGTGCGGAGGTTGTTGCCCATGATTTCGAGGAGGGCGTAGCGGCCGCCGCCGATTTTGGGCACCAGGCGCTGGCTGATGACCCAGCGGAGGGTGTCGGCGAGGCGGACGCGGACCTGCTCCTGTTCCTCCGGCTCGAACATGCCGAGGATGCGGTTGATGGTCTGGCCGGCGTCAATGGTGTGGAGGGTGCTGAGGACGAGGTGGCCGGTTTCGGCGGCGCTGAGGCCGATTTCGACGGTTTCGCGGTCGCGCATTTCGCCCACGAGGATGATCTTGGGGGCCTGGCGCAGGGCGGCGCGGAGGCCGCTGGAGAAGGAGTCGAAGTCGTTGCCCATTTCCCGCTGGTTGAAGGTGGCCTTTTTTTGCGGGTGCACGAACTCCACGGGGTCTTCGAGGGTGATGATGTGGATGGAGCGGGTTTCGTTGATTTCGTTGAGGAGGGCGGCGAGGGTGGTGCTTTTGCCGGAGCCGGTGGCGCCGGTGACGAGGACGAGGCCGGTTTTTTCCTTGGCGACCTGGTAAAAGATTTCCGGCATGCCCAATTCCTTGAGGGTGGGGATTTTGGTGTTGAGCTTGCGGAGGACGCAGGAGTAATGGCCGCGCTGGCTGAAGATGTTGACGCGGAAGCGGGCCCGGCCCTCGACGCCGTAGGAGGCATCGCAGGAGCCGCTGCGGAGCAGGTCTTCCATGAGGCGGCGGTTGCCGCCGATGAGGTTCAGGGCGATGGTTTCGGTCTGGAAGGGGGTGAGTTTTTCGATGGGCGGATCAATTTGGATGGGCCGCAGCTCGCCGTCGTGCTCGACCTGCAGGGGTTTGTCCACCGTGATGTTGAGGTCGGAGACGTCCGGATGATAATCGAGCATCCGGTTGAGGATGTAGTCCAGTTCGTTGCGTCGCATAAGCGGGAGGCCCGCGGGGCCGCGGGGGCGGCCGGCGGGCCGGGTTGGTTATTCCACATCGCCGTTGGCCCGGGCTTCCTCCTGCCGTTCCGGCGACAGGAAGGGGAAAAACTTTTTCTTGTCCAGGCACTTTTCGAAGGCTTCGTCGGGGGAGATGCGCTTCATTTTGAGGTGGTCCATGATGGCGTCGTCGAGGGGCTGGTTGCCGATGCGTTTGCCGACCTGGATCATGCCGGGGATCTGGTGGGTTTTGCCTTCGCGGACGAGGTTGGCCACCGCGGTGGTGAAGACGAGGATTTCAAGGGCGGCCACGCGGCCCTTGCGGTCAATGCGTTTGAAGAGGTTTTGGGCCACGACTCCGCGCAGGGCCTCGGAGAGGGTGGCGCGGATTTTGTTTTGTTGGTCGGCGGGGAAGACGTCAATGATGCGGTCCACGGTTTTGGCGGCGCTCTGGGTGTGGAGGGTGCCGAAGACGAGGTGGCCGGTGCTGGCGGCGGTGAGGGCCAGCTCGATGGTTTCCAGGTCGCGCATTTCGCCGACGAGGATGATGTCGGGGTCTTCGCGCAGGGCGCCGCGGAGGGCGGCGGCGAAGGACTTGGTGTGGACGCCCACTTCGCGGTGGTTGACGAGGCAGCCCTTGCTTTCGTGGACGAACTCGATGGGGTCCTCGATGGTCAGGATGTGGTCGCGGCGGTTTTTGTTGGCGTAATCCACCATGGCGGCGAGGGTGGTGCTTTTGCCGGAGCCGGTGGGGCCGGTGACCAGCACCAGGCCCTTGTGGAGCATGCAGAATTTTTTGAGGACGGGCGGCAGGGGGGCGTCGAGTTTTTCGAAATCCTCGAAGGACAGGACCTTGCTGGGAATCTGGCGGAAGACGGCGGCGATGCCATTTTTCTGGTTGAAGAAGTTGGCGCGGAAGCGGGAGACGCCGGGGATTTCATAGCCGAAGTCCACGTCGCCGGTTTCCTCGAACACCTTGATCTTGTACTCGGGCGCGATCTCATAGAGCATGGCCTTGAGCGAGTCGTTCTCCAGCGGCGGGAAATCCACCCGGTGCAGCTCGCCGTTGATGCGCAGCATGGGCGGATTGCCGGAGGACATGTGGAGGTCCGAGGCTTTTTGTTCGAGGAGCAGATTAAAAAAGGCGTCAATTTTGGCCATAAAAATGGATATGTGTCAGTCCCGCCTCATACTATTAGATGAAAATGTCGAAACTGCAAGCTTATGAATGACCTGCGGGAGGTGGTGCGGGAGGCGCTGCGCGCCGGCGGGGGCGCCCTGCCGTTTGCGCGGTTCATGGAGCTGGTGTTGTATCATCCCGGCCTGGGTTATTACGAGCGCCGCGAGCACACTCCCGGCCGGCGGGGGGATTACTTCACCAGTGTGAGCGCCGGGCCGTTGTTTGGGGAATTGCTGGCGCATCAACTGGCCGGCTGGCTGCGGGAATATGAACCCGCCCGCCCGCTGGTGGTGGTGGAGGCGGGCGCGCATGACGGGCGGCTGGCGGCCGACGTGCTGGGGACGCTGCACCGGCGCCATCCGGAGCTGGCCGCGCGGGTGATGTTTTATTTGTGGGAGCCGTCCGACACGCGCGCGGCGTGGCAGCAGGAGACCCTGGCGCCCTTTGCCGGGCAGGTACGGCGTGCGCGGACGGCGGAAGAGTTGCCGCGGCCGCTGGCGGGGGTGATTTATGCCAATGAACTGCTGGACGCCCTGCCGGTTCACCGGCTGGGGTGGGATGCCGCCCGGCAGGAATGGTTTGAGTGGGGAGTGCAAGAAGGCTGCGGGGGTCTGACCTGGACACGGCTGCCGTTGAGTGCGGCAGAACTGGCGCCTGACTTGCCGCAGGCCGTGCTGGAGGTGTTGCCGGCGGATTTCACGGTGGAGGTGGGGCCGGCCGCAGTGCGCTGGTGGCAGGAGGCCGCGGCGTGTCTTGGGGCGGGGGGGCGGCTGGTGACATTCGATTATGGCCCGCTGCAGGCGCTGCCGGTGGATCCGCGGCGGCCGCGCGGCACTTTGCGGGCCTACTGGCGGCATGCGTTGCAGGAAGATTTGCTGGCCCGGCCGGGGGAGCAGGACATTACGGCGGATGTCCCATTTGCGGTGCTGGAAGCGGCCGGGCGGGCGGCGGGGCTGGTGACGGAGCACTGTGAGAGACAAGGCCGGTTTTTGACGCGGCTGGCCCTGGGGCTGGGGGAGGCCCTGGAGTGGACGCCGGCGCGGCGGCGGCAGTTCATGACGCTGACCCATCCGCAGCACATGGGCGAGCGCTTTGGGGTGCTGGTGCAGCGGCGAGCGGCGGCCTGATCAGGAGGCGGCGGCGGTCTGGGCCTGCCGCTGGCGCAAGAGGGGGTGAAACTCCTCGGCCACGATGTACCCCACGCAGTTGGGCGCGCCGCAATGGCAGGGGTGGTCCTGGTAATCCACCAGGTCGTAGCCGTAATTGAAGGTCAGCTCCTCGCCAGCCCGGATGTTGCGGCGGGCCACGATCCAGATGCGGCCATGGTCCATGACGGCTTCGCAGTTGGGATCGCAACTGTGATTGAGAAAACGGGCGGGATTCCAGGGCACCAGGCCGTCCAGGTCGAATTGCTCATCGAGATGAAAAATGTAGGCGTTCAGGGCTTCGCAACGCCGCAGGGATTCGGCCTTGGAGATGCGCTCGCCGACGTACTCCAGGATGCGGGTGCCGGCGGGGATGTCCCGCCGGGCAAAACCGCCGCGCCCGTGGATGGGCGAGTCGTGAATTTCATACAGCTCTTCCATTTAATTAACGGTGGATATTATGATTATCCATGGCGGGCTGGAAAGGTTTGATTTACCCCCGGCGGTCCGATGGAGTGACCGGCGGGGGCAGGGGCGGTGCGCGCCGGCCGTTGGTGATTGGAGTGTGCTTAACGCGGCGAGGGCATGGCCGAGGGATTGGCGCTCCATGCCAGCGGGAGCAGGCGCAGGACACCGTAGGCGTCCAGGGGCACAAACCAGCCGGTTTGCAGGTTGCCATCGGCTCCCTCCAGGGCGGGGGAGAAGCAGCCCTGGACGCGGCTTTGGGCCACGGTGCGCAAAGTGGCGGCGGCCTCCACCACGGCGATGTTTCCTTGCGATTGCACGCCCAGCCACGTGCCCAGCGGGACGAGTTTTTCGGGGTAGCCGTTGAAGTTCAGGCGGCCCCATTCCTGCCATTTGCCTTGAGTGTCGAGGCGCCAGCCCAACAAGGTGGTGGCGCTGGCGTCAGGGGCGTATTTGCCTTCCAGGTAGAACACGCCGCCCTGGTGCACCCGGGGCGGCTGGGCTTCGGCGGGCAGTGGCAGGGAGGCCACCAGATGGAATTGGGTGCCGTCGTAGGCGCCGGCGTCCACGTATTGCCGGTAGTCGCTCAGGCCATTGGTGGTGTAATGGGGGCCGGTGGTATAGAGGATGTTGCCTTCGTGGGAGAGGCCGATGAGCGTGCCGGGGAGGTTCACCGGGGCGCGCACCACCGGCTCCTGGGGATCGGTGAAATCCACCACCGAGAGATAATGCTTTTGCTCCACCCGCCAGGCATAGGGCACGGGTTCGCCGACGGGATAATCGGAGGGCACGCTGATTGGCGCGGACCAGGCCCTGGCGCCATGGCTGAGGAAGACGCAATTACCCTGAGCCACCGGGCGGCTGAATTGGAGCCAGCCGTTGGTGCTCAAATCCACGGAG
Protein-coding regions in this window:
- a CDS encoding PilT/PilU family type 4a pilus ATPase encodes the protein MRRNELDYILNRMLDYHPDVSDLNITVDKPLQVEHDGELRPIQIDPPIEKLTPFQTETIALNLIGGNRRLMEDLLRSGSCDASYGVEGRARFRVNIFSQRGHYSCVLRKLNTKIPTLKELGMPEIFYQVAKEKTGLVLVTGATGSGKSTTLAALLNEINETRSIHIITLEDPVEFVHPQKKATFNQREMGNDFDSFSSGLRAALRQAPKIILVGEMRDRETVEIGLSAAETGHLVLSTLHTIDAGQTINRILGMFEPEEQEQVRVRLADTLRWVISQRLVPKIGGGRYALLEIMGNNLRTKDSIIHGESEGKSFYEIIEAAYPFGWRHFDQACLEAFENNIISEETALMAASKRAIVSRGIDNIKKKRGEITSAYSDLQMKKTEEKKTDIPIPPVLKLK
- a CDS encoding type IV pilus twitching motility protein PilT, producing the protein MAKIDAFFNLLLEQKASDLHMSSGNPPMLRINGELHRVDFPPLENDSLKAMLYEIAPEYKIKVFEETGDVDFGYEIPGVSRFRANFFNQKNGIAAVFRQIPSKVLSFEDFEKLDAPLPPVLKKFCMLHKGLVLVTGPTGSGKSTTLAAMVDYANKNRRDHILTIEDPIEFVHESKGCLVNHREVGVHTKSFAAALRGALREDPDIILVGEMRDLETIELALTAASTGHLVFGTLHTQSAAKTVDRIIDVFPADQQNKIRATLSEALRGVVAQNLFKRIDRKGRVAALEILVFTTAVANLVREGKTHQIPGMIQVGKRIGNQPLDDAIMDHLKMKRISPDEAFEKCLDKKKFFPFLSPERQEEARANGDVE
- a CDS encoding SAM-dependent methyltransferase, with protein sequence MNDLREVVREALRAGGGALPFARFMELVLYHPGLGYYERREHTPGRRGDYFTSVSAGPLFGELLAHQLAGWLREYEPARPLVVVEAGAHDGRLAADVLGTLHRRHPELAARVMFYLWEPSDTRAAWQQETLAPFAGQVRRARTAEELPRPLAGVIYANELLDALPVHRLGWDAARQEWFEWGVQEGCGGLTWTRLPLSAAELAPDLPQAVLEVLPADFTVEVGPAAVRWWQEAAACLGAGGRLVTFDYGPLQALPVDPRRPRGTLRAYWRHALQEDLLARPGEQDITADVPFAVLEAAGRAAGLVTEHCERQGRFLTRLALGLGEALEWTPARRRQFMTLTHPQHMGERFGVLVQRRAAA
- a CDS encoding SET domain-containing protein-lysine N-methyltransferase; amino-acid sequence: MEELYEIHDSPIHGRGGFARRDIPAGTRILEYVGERISKAESLRRCEALNAYIFHLDEQFDLDGLVPWNPARFLNHSCDPNCEAVMDHGRIWIVARRNIRAGEELTFNYGYDLVDYQDHPCHCGAPNCVGYIVAEEFHPLLRQRQAQTAAAS